Proteins from one Campylobacter concisus genomic window:
- a CDS encoding type VI secretion system Vgr family protein, whose amino-acid sequence MDFLNINKKKLDIKNKNNEIVGVDKKSKYGDATRAIKATGGAFGTIAGPGGFVYEKAADMAERQIDITKDKDYREFKEIKKMDQVEWFKNYRNLTDTDIEMFEKVLQQEEENEKRLKEQQMDKNLTSPTSSLTKPVMLASSNSVATDGFVDYGVSNDTFSTLQIANESNDKFIVTRADIYENLESIFSIECFAYINLVKNPLYENLDTIYNNDKSYSSIYKYLDKSIKLSIKRPSSTNKNIVPDGSSNDMHFSGIVSDVEYLGVDDETSTNIDKKYFFKFKLTSPLYRLSINRANRIYTDQSILEVVKDILAFNKQRLTKELDFSNIKNNYNKREFIAQYNESDLAFITRLCHDSGIYFYEDNERIYFHDTFILAYSNQNENFTSSDTSSGKEARKVSFNVNLNNNLATEHINKITKSETLKANSFTHSFQNTAYPNVLESKNEKIFDEQVNIYDKHINLDEYSFSDTSLLEVSTYLKKLRSDMLLKEFTASSNVFALNLNDNISVAIDASKSEYEFKIIALKHTYIDESVLENTLNLGDNVPFKDKKFISSYTNEISIIPSSVKFVPSYKQKPKAPDITLGLVVGQDGLNSQNNTIHTDSYGRVKVRLNAFSTQEIIDKDDAINASYHKSAYLRVITPIASNSSGFFAIPRIGDEVIISFLQNDIDNPVVSGSLYNASNTPLVNVDSNYHQTSLSSKTIGANETGINEITLSNLKNKEQIYVKAEKDYDELVNNDFSQTILNDKSSQVHGSYTERVKKAHIQTIDLAKNVNVGGEYLTTVGLSKDTVVGVSNTLNVAIDNNTRVGQDSHEFVGHDKFVEVKSNLNTTIHNDEMKEVKGTKEQNIDGGYKLNSQKGINEFSNEHIVLQANSYIDINAKSNFTTKTAAQHTEIADSKFSNIETTYEVNAKDKIIHQVGSTKVMIEGSSVVIEVAGVKAIFDSRGLRVIGGDIKAL is encoded by the coding sequence GTGGATTTTTTAAATATAAATAAAAAGAAGTTAGATATAAAAAATAAAAATAATGAAATAGTAGGTGTTGATAAAAAAAGCAAATATGGGGATGCAACAAGAGCAATAAAAGCTACTGGTGGTGCATTTGGTACTATTGCTGGACCTGGTGGTTTTGTTTATGAGAAAGCTGCTGATATGGCCGAAAGGCAGATTGATATCACAAAAGATAAAGACTACAGAGAATTTAAAGAAATTAAAAAAATGGATCAAGTGGAGTGGTTTAAAAACTATCGTAACCTCACCGACACCGATATTGAAATGTTTGAAAAAGTATTACAACAAGAAGAAGAAAACGAAAAAAGATTGAAAGAGCAACAAATGGACAAAAATTTAACATCGCCAACATCATCACTGACTAAGCCTGTCATGCTAGCATCTAGCAATTCAGTGGCAACAGACGGCTTTGTGGACTACGGCGTATCTAACGATACCTTCTCGACTCTTCAAATAGCAAACGAGTCAAACGATAAATTTATCGTTACACGTGCAGATATTTATGAAAATTTAGAAAGTATATTTAGCATAGAGTGCTTTGCCTATATAAATTTGGTAAAAAACCCGCTTTATGAAAATTTAGACACCATCTACAATAACGATAAAAGTTACTCAAGCATATATAAATATCTTGATAAAAGTATAAAGCTAAGCATAAAAAGGCCATCTTCAACAAATAAAAATATCGTTCCAGATGGTAGCTCAAACGATATGCACTTTAGCGGAATAGTAAGCGATGTAGAGTATCTTGGCGTAGACGATGAGACTAGTACAAATATAGATAAAAAATACTTCTTTAAATTTAAGCTAACTTCGCCATTATATAGACTAAGCATAAATAGAGCAAATAGAATTTATACAGACCAGAGTATTTTAGAAGTAGTAAAAGATATTTTAGCTTTTAATAAACAAAGACTAACCAAAGAGCTGGACTTCTCAAATATCAAAAATAACTACAACAAGAGAGAATTTATAGCCCAGTACAATGAGAGCGACCTAGCCTTTATAACAAGACTTTGCCATGATAGCGGTATATATTTTTATGAAGACAATGAAAGAATTTACTTTCATGATACATTTATACTAGCTTATAGCAATCAAAATGAAAATTTTACTTCAAGTGATACAAGCAGTGGCAAGGAAGCTAGAAAAGTAAGCTTTAATGTAAATTTGAATAATAATCTAGCAACCGAACACATAAATAAAATAACAAAGAGCGAGACGCTAAAGGCAAATAGCTTTACGCACTCTTTTCAAAATACAGCCTATCCAAATGTACTAGAGAGTAAAAATGAAAAGATATTTGACGAGCAGGTAAATATCTATGACAAGCATATAAATTTAGATGAGTATTCATTTAGTGATACTAGCTTGCTTGAAGTTAGCACCTACCTTAAAAAACTAAGAAGCGATATGCTTTTAAAAGAATTTACCGCTAGCTCAAATGTATTTGCACTAAATTTAAATGATAATATCTCGGTAGCCATTGACGCTAGCAAGAGTGAATATGAGTTTAAAATAATAGCTTTAAAGCATACTTATATCGATGAGAGCGTTTTAGAAAATACTTTAAATTTAGGCGATAATGTCCCATTTAAAGATAAAAAATTTATAAGCTCATACACAAATGAGATAAGTATCATTCCAAGTAGTGTGAAATTTGTCCCAAGCTACAAGCAAAAGCCAAAAGCACCAGACATCACGCTAGGTCTTGTAGTCGGTCAAGATGGACTAAATAGCCAAAATAACACGATCCATACTGATAGCTATGGTAGGGTAAAGGTGAGGTTAAATGCTTTTAGTACGCAAGAGATAATCGATAAAGACGACGCTATCAACGCAAGCTATCACAAGAGCGCTTATCTAAGAGTGATAACGCCTATTGCTAGCAATAGCTCAGGCTTTTTTGCCATACCAAGGATCGGCGATGAGGTTATCATCTCTTTTTTACAAAACGATATAGACAACCCAGTGGTAAGTGGTAGCCTATATAATGCCTCAAATACGCCACTTGTAAATGTGGATAGTAACTATCACCAAACATCTCTTAGCTCAAAAACAATTGGTGCAAATGAGACCGGTATAAACGAGATCACTTTATCAAATTTAAAAAATAAAGAGCAAATTTATGTAAAAGCAGAAAAGGACTATGACGAGCTTGTAAATAACGACTTTTCTCAAACAATACTAAATGACAAAAGCTCACAGGTGCATGGAAGTTATACTGAACGAGTAAAAAAAGCACACATTCAGACGATAGATCTAGCAAAAAATGTAAATGTCGGAGGCGAGTATCTAACAACAGTTGGACTTTCAAAAGATACAGTAGTGGGTGTCTCAAATACGCTAAACGTAGCTATTGATAATAACACAAGAGTAGGTCAAGATAGTCATGAATTTGTAGGACATGATAAATTTGTAGAAGTAAAATCAAATCTTAATACGACCATACATAACGATGAGATGAAAGAGGTAAAAGGCACAAAAGAGCAGAACATAGATGGTGGCTATAAACTAAATTCACAAAAAGGTATAAATGAATTTAGTAACGAGCATATCGTGCTTCAGGCAAATAGCTACATTGATATAAATGCTAAGTCAAATTTCACAACAAAAACAGCTGCCCAGCACACTGAGATAGCTGATTCAAAATTTAGCAATATAGAGACGACTTATGAGGTAAATGCCAAAGATAAGATAATCCATCAAGTAGGTAGCACAAAAGTAATGATAGAAGGATCAAGCGTCGTGATAGAAGTAGCTGGCGTAAAGGCGATATTTGATAGTAGAGGGCTAAGAGTTATCGGTGGAGATATAAAGGCTTTATAA
- a CDS encoding retention module-containing protein, with translation MAKEAGVVKSVNGGIARALNDLTGEVRQLSVGDIVYQGEKIVTEGSNSKVTITQTDGKDITLIGKDTLTLDQDSNNNETVADISALQQAILKGTDLNALEETAAGGPQAGGNGGDGVSLSSTSFAEGGHISNINANVGSIDALALAAGGDNSFGVSGGSAVGAGAGATGPTLPAGSIKIPLSAYTGEDVSSGLLTSFHSSIPHGYHLYRHTDGRDYLTPDDPTAPSAFEYKEGWYVSNDGKLAIGQDNAKDLAVTSANQSSNYPDDGSVAKIVDPSQNLKVFGSDTPNNITVDNTKITSVRAGVGEDNIDVKNGAKLLEIFGGSGSDDITVESGSFVNKLYGDNKTQNDIHEKRVHPDLDIEDKGAAADTIKVTGNGTKVNFIGAGDGDDNITVDKGAQVKLVLADEGNDNVTVSDSGTYVSAINGRGGDDTILVEKGAKVDGIVGRWGNDNITITGAGTVVTENVEGNEDSDTIKILDGARVKGYVSGGRGESPSIYGGASDSDKDNVTVENSTVEGVVEGGVWGGNDGIKIKNSHIGGISGGNGENKIDISNVTNLDSKTIWGNKFKDTVNIDGTLKNSTIITADGEDTVNINAGATINNININTGADKDTVNINANITADVGKQSNIMTEGGIDKVNIASGVTLTGTVIDTGAGEETIKINDGKTANGDRIVFDSSSLKTGADNDIVEVTNTTFMNSNNRGLSELRTEDGDDKITIKEGTIFQDNSVITAGRGNDKVYLESGVQFNKAAVWADDGDDEIHVNGAEFNGPRGIGGVSGGAGNDKIFINDGTKFTGGSILGDGGATLDPINGPGNDQITISGTNTVLDNVNIDTGDANAVGGAKDTVKIEDAQLKYTNIRSGNGNDEITITGNANLTGGYNRSGSGDDTITVSGNAILNNTYLQGEQGSDTITISGNVKAKGGNFNTGAGADDKIEIKDNAELDGTTLQFEGGKSTDKATLNVTGNAVLKDVSIQASSSLGEQYMNFHQSGEAKVKSLMGSQNKDVIDIAGDFTYTNVNHLQTHGGDDEIKMHGGATVKVSVDMGDGKDTLTIDNATFKDSLVNMDGGNDEININAGANLTGTRIYTGDGNDTVNVRGGTFSEAEIGLDKGKNEVNIESGAVFGDQDPSLFYGEHKTYIRSDHRASQNSEDTINVKAGATVKNAEIQTYGGEDTLNIDGTVINSNIKLGSGNDTVSIGKNASIDGSSTIDGGAGYDTLKVADGSIDFSRVKNFEKLDLTQGNNNINLSAKDVLDMTDSNNKLRIDGDNGDNVTLQGWIKDTNLTSDGYTVYTKVEGSHTVTLEIKDVVVHEI, from the coding sequence ATGGCTAAAGAAGCCGGAGTAGTTAAAAGCGTAAATGGAGGAATAGCAAGAGCACTTAATGACTTAACAGGAGAGGTAAGACAATTAAGTGTAGGAGATATTGTATACCAAGGTGAAAAGATAGTTACAGAGGGTTCTAACTCTAAAGTAACAATAACTCAAACTGATGGTAAAGATATAACTTTAATAGGTAAAGATACTCTAACTCTAGATCAAGACTCTAACAATAACGAAACAGTAGCTGATATCTCAGCTTTACAACAAGCCATCTTAAAAGGAACAGATCTTAATGCTCTAGAAGAAACTGCTGCAGGTGGTCCACAAGCAGGTGGTAATGGTGGAGATGGCGTAAGTTTATCTTCTACTAGCTTTGCAGAAGGAGGCCACATTAGTAACATAAATGCTAATGTAGGAAGCATAGATGCTTTAGCTCTAGCAGCAGGTGGAGATAATAGCTTTGGTGTAAGTGGAGGAAGTGCTGTTGGAGCTGGAGCTGGAGCAACAGGACCTACTTTACCAGCAGGAAGTATAAAAATTCCATTGTCAGCTTATACAGGAGAGGATGTATCATCAGGATTATTAACTTCATTTCACTCTTCTATACCTCATGGATACCACTTATATAGACATACTGATGGCAGAGATTATCTAACTCCTGACGATCCTACTGCTCCTAGTGCATTTGAATATAAAGAAGGTTGGTATGTAAGTAATGACGGTAAGCTAGCTATAGGTCAAGATAATGCTAAAGATCTAGCAGTAACTAGTGCAAATCAATCTTCAAACTATCCAGATGATGGCTCTGTAGCTAAGATAGTAGATCCTAGCCAAAATTTAAAAGTATTTGGCTCAGACACTCCTAACAACATAACAGTAGACAATACAAAAATAACATCTGTACGTGCGGGAGTTGGAGAAGATAATATTGATGTTAAGAATGGGGCTAAATTGTTGGAAATTTTTGGTGGCTCTGGAAGTGATGATATAACTGTAGAAAGCGGCTCTTTTGTAAATAAGTTATATGGTGATAATAAAACTCAAAACGATATACACGAGAAGCGTGTTCACCCGGATTTGGATATAGAAGATAAAGGTGCTGCAGCCGATACCATAAAAGTAACTGGAAATGGAACTAAAGTTAATTTTATAGGTGCTGGTGATGGAGATGATAATATAACTGTAGACAAAGGTGCTCAAGTAAAGCTTGTTTTAGCGGACGAAGGAAACGATAATGTAACCGTAAGTGATAGTGGAACTTACGTCAGTGCGATAAACGGTAGAGGTGGCGATGATACGATATTGGTAGAAAAAGGTGCAAAAGTCGATGGTATAGTTGGAAGATGGGGTAATGATAATATAACTATAACCGGAGCTGGCACTGTTGTAACAGAAAATGTAGAGGGCAACGAAGATAGCGATACTATTAAAATTTTAGACGGTGCAAGAGTAAAAGGATACGTTAGCGGCGGACGCGGCGAAAGTCCTAGCATATACGGCGGAGCTTCAGATTCCGATAAGGATAACGTTACTGTCGAAAACTCTACTGTTGAGGGAGTCGTAGAAGGCGGCGTATGGGGCGGTAATGACGGAATAAAAATTAAAAATTCTCATATAGGCGGGATATCCGGCGGAAACGGCGAAAATAAGATAGATATTTCAAATGTTACTAATTTAGATTCAAAGACTATTTGGGGCAATAAATTTAAAGATACCGTAAATATTGACGGAACCCTAAAAAATTCTACCATTATAACGGCCGATGGCGAGGATACAGTTAATATTAATGCCGGTGCGACAATAAATAATATTAATATAAATACTGGAGCCGACAAAGACACCGTAAATATCAATGCCAATATTACTGCTGATGTTGGCAAGCAATCAAATATTATGACCGAGGGCGGCATAGATAAAGTAAATATCGCTAGCGGCGTAACGCTTACCGGCACCGTTATTGATACCGGTGCCGGCGAAGAAACCATAAAGATTAACGACGGCAAAACGGCTAACGGCGATCGTATAGTATTTGATAGCTCCTCTTTAAAAACCGGAGCGGACAACGATATAGTAGAGGTTACCAATACTACGTTTATGAATAGCAACAATAGAGGTTTATCTGAGTTAAGAACAGAAGATGGAGACGATAAAATCACTATAAAAGAGGGAACTATATTCCAAGATAATTCAGTCATTACAGCTGGACGAGGCAACGATAAAGTATATCTGGAAAGCGGCGTTCAATTTAATAAAGCTGCCGTTTGGGCTGATGACGGAGATGACGAGATACATGTTAACGGAGCAGAATTTAACGGTCCTAGAGGTATAGGCGGCGTATCCGGCGGAGCTGGAAACGATAAAATTTTCATTAATGACGGAACTAAATTTACCGGCGGCTCTATACTAGGCGACGGTGGAGCTACGCTTGATCCTATAAATGGACCAGGAAATGACCAGATAACTATTTCAGGTACAAATACCGTTCTAGATAACGTAAATATAGATACCGGTGATGCTAATGCAGTTGGCGGAGCTAAAGATACCGTAAAAATCGAGGATGCACAACTTAAGTACACTAATATTAGGTCTGGTAATGGTAATGACGAGATAACCATAACTGGAAACGCAAATTTAACCGGCGGATATAACAGGAGCGGAAGCGGTGATGATACTATAACAGTAAGCGGCAATGCAATCTTAAATAACACGTATCTTCAAGGGGAACAAGGTAGTGATACTATAACTATAAGCGGCAACGTTAAGGCTAAAGGTGGTAATTTTAACACCGGAGCTGGAGCGGATGATAAGATAGAAATCAAAGATAATGCCGAGTTGGATGGCACTACATTACAGTTTGAAGGCGGTAAATCAACAGATAAAGCTACTCTAAACGTAACCGGAAACGCCGTACTAAAAGATGTATCTATACAGGCATCTTCATCTCTAGGCGAGCAATATATGAATTTCCATCAAAGCGGCGAAGCTAAAGTAAAAAGCCTTATGGGTAGCCAAAATAAAGACGTTATAGATATAGCGGGCGACTTTACTTATACTAACGTCAATCATCTTCAAACTCACGGCGGAGACGATGAGATAAAGATGCACGGCGGAGCTACAGTAAAAGTTAGTGTAGATATGGGTGATGGCAAAGATACTTTAACAATAGATAATGCTACATTTAAAGATTCTCTTGTGAATATGGACGGCGGTAACGACGAGATAAATATAAATGCCGGAGCAAATTTAACCGGCACAAGAATTTATACCGGTGACGGTAATGATACGGTGAATGTAAGAGGCGGTACGTTTAGCGAAGCAGAGATCGGACTAGACAAGGGTAAAAATGAAGTAAATATAGAGTCTGGCGCGGTATTTGGCGACCAAGATCCGAGTCTTTTCTATGGCGAGCATAAAACTTATATAAGATCAGATCATAGGGCTAGTCAAAATTCAGAAGATACCATAAACGTTAAAGCCGGCGCTACCGTCAAAAACGCCGAAATACAAACTTACGGTGGAGAAGATACTTTAAATATAGACGGTACGGTTATAAATTCGAATATAAAGTTAGGCTCAGGCAATGACACCGTCTCTATCGGTAAAAACGCAAGCATAGACGGCAGCTCTACTATCGACGGCGGAGCCGGATATGATACGTTAAAAGTCGCTGACGGCAGTATAGACTTTAGCAGAGTTAAGAATTTCGAAAAACTAGATTTAACCCAAGGCAATAACAATATAAATCTATCAGCTAAAGACGTTTTAGATATGACTGATAGCAACAATAAGCTAAGAATAGATGGTGATAACGGCGATAATGTAACGCTACAAGGCTGGATAAAGGATACTAATCTTACTTCTGATGGGTATACCGTCTATACAAAAGTAGAAGGAAGTCATACTGTAACCTTAGAAATTAAAGACGTAGTAGTACACGAGATTTAA
- a CDS encoding ABC transporter ATP-binding protein: MVLSVENLSFSYGAKQILQNLSLSLKSGETLAILGPNGIGKSTFLKIILGLLKVKSGQILIDGRDHASLGSKERAKLVGYVPQSENIAFSFKVKDLILMGVNANVGMFSRPSAEDRAMAEEAARIAGISEYLNLNVDELSGGMMQLALIARSLVLRPKILIMDEPTSYLDVFHQNAVLSLIKKLNSERKTCVIFTSHHPDHALAAADKTLLLNGPLGYEFGATDQILKGENLTKLFGIDFINLNVEDKRRLLVRWNID; encoded by the coding sequence ATGGTCTTAAGCGTAGAAAATTTAAGCTTTTCTTACGGGGCGAAGCAAATTTTGCAAAATTTGAGCCTTAGCCTAAAAAGCGGCGAAACGCTTGCGATTTTGGGCCCGAACGGTATAGGTAAATCTACGTTTTTAAAGATTATTTTAGGACTCTTAAAAGTAAAAAGCGGTCAAATTTTGATTGATGGCCGCGATCATGCCTCTCTTGGCAGCAAAGAGCGTGCCAAACTCGTAGGATACGTGCCCCAAAGCGAAAATATCGCTTTTAGCTTTAAAGTAAAAGACCTGATTTTAATGGGCGTAAACGCAAACGTCGGTATGTTTTCAAGGCCGAGCGCAGAGGATAGGGCGATGGCCGAGGAAGCCGCACGGATAGCAGGCATTAGCGAGTATTTAAATTTAAACGTAGACGAGCTAAGCGGCGGCATGATGCAGCTAGCTCTAATAGCTCGCTCGCTAGTACTACGGCCCAAAATTCTAATCATGGACGAGCCGACTTCCTATCTCGACGTCTTTCATCAAAACGCCGTTTTAAGCCTAATCAAAAAGCTAAATAGCGAGCGAAAAACCTGCGTGATCTTTACCTCGCATCACCCCGATCACGCGCTTGCGGCGGCGGATAAAACCTTGCTTTTAAACGGCCCCTTAGGATATGAATTCGGCGCAACCGATCAAATTTTAAAGGGCGAAAATTTAACCAAACTCTTCGGTATCGATTTTATAAATTTAAACGTCGAAGATAAAAGAAGGTTGCTGGTTAGGTGGAATATCGATTAA
- a CDS encoding FecCD family ABC transporter permease produces MKKYLFLSLLLVFAVVFSLLAGRISIDGLIDYYQNDKETLYALIFDLRLPRLIAAFLIGASLSAAGVIFQAMFANPLVSPNILGVGSGAGFGAVVCILAFGSPVATQIGAFVFGFLAVMIAYALGVLANKNSKLMLVLAGIITGAIFEALISVVKYVADTQEKLPSIVYWLMGSLSAISWSDVAALAPVCISGLVLLSLMGWKLNILSLGGEHASILGESKFLGFIFIILATLITAASVAIAGIIGWVGLLMPHVTRLIYGSDNSQLVPISAILGGIFLMLTDVAARSVSSAEIPLSILTALIGAPMIGVIIVKKGKRWS; encoded by the coding sequence ATGAAAAAGTATCTATTTTTATCGCTTTTGCTAGTCTTTGCGGTTGTTTTTTCGCTGCTTGCGGGTAGGATTTCTATTGACGGGCTAATTGACTATTATCAAAACGACAAAGAGACGCTTTACGCTTTGATATTCGATCTGCGCTTGCCTAGGCTGATAGCGGCGTTTTTGATAGGCGCCAGCCTTAGTGCAGCGGGCGTGATATTTCAGGCGATGTTTGCAAATCCTTTGGTAAGCCCAAATATCCTGGGCGTAGGTAGCGGGGCTGGATTTGGCGCAGTGGTTTGCATTTTAGCCTTCGGTAGCCCCGTAGCCACGCAAATAGGCGCTTTCGTTTTCGGTTTTTTAGCCGTCATGATAGCTTACGCGTTGGGTGTTTTGGCAAACAAAAACTCAAAGCTCATGCTGGTGCTTGCGGGCATTATCACGGGCGCTATCTTTGAGGCGCTGATCTCGGTTGTCAAATACGTTGCCGACACGCAAGAAAAGCTTCCTAGTATCGTCTACTGGCTGATGGGAAGTCTAAGCGCCATATCTTGGAGCGACGTAGCAGCGCTTGCTCCCGTTTGCATTAGCGGGCTTGTGCTTTTGAGCCTAATGGGCTGGAAGCTAAACATTTTATCCTTAGGCGGCGAACATGCAAGCATTTTGGGCGAGAGTAAATTTTTGGGCTTTATCTTTATCATACTTGCTACGCTGATAACGGCCGCAAGCGTAGCCATCGCCGGTATTATCGGCTGGGTAGGGCTTTTGATGCCGCATGTTACGAGGCTAATTTACGGCTCCGATAACTCGCAGCTAGTTCCGATTTCGGCGATTTTAGGCGGGATATTTTTGATGCTAACCGACGTCGCGGCTAGAAGCGTGAGCTCGGCTGAAATCCCGCTAAGTATCCTAACCGCGCTTATAGGCGCTCCGATGATCGGCGTCATCATCGTTAAAAAGGGCAAAAGATGGTCTTAA
- a CDS encoding ABC transporter substrate-binding protein produces MRKIISVLLLLAATLGALEFTDQSGNKLYFDRSVKSVALFPVPLASFSLSVENNVSRLASVHPMAKKNIERGMLGKMIKGAASIPAGGIGEDFTPNIEELLKLSPDLVVQWGMRGEKIIEPLRKVGLNVALVNLSGTEEDPLFWFGMLGKIYEKEQRAEQILQNRAEVRAKIENFVKVLSKKPKVLFIFGRDKSYEAAGGGTYFDYEIKLSGGVNAANFGGFRILNKEEILAQNPDVILLSNFDELTPRDFFNDKILKNVKAVKQKAVYKMPLGGDMWEPPTGESHLGWAWFSVLFSGQAHINLKEEMKKSYKLLYDYDLSDDEIAQILRFDLNGESKFYELFR; encoded by the coding sequence TTGAGGAAAATCATATCCGTTTTATTGCTACTAGCAGCGACGCTGGGCGCGCTTGAATTTACCGATCAAAGCGGCAATAAGCTTTACTTTGACCGCTCCGTTAAGAGCGTAGCACTGTTTCCGGTGCCGCTAGCTTCGTTTTCCCTCAGCGTCGAAAACAACGTATCTCGCCTAGCCTCCGTCCATCCGATGGCCAAGAAAAATATCGAGCGCGGAATGCTCGGAAAAATGATCAAAGGCGCGGCTAGTATCCCCGCAGGCGGTATAGGAGAGGATTTTACCCCAAATATCGAGGAGCTACTAAAACTATCTCCCGATCTTGTCGTGCAATGGGGCATGAGAGGCGAAAAGATCATTGAGCCGCTGCGAAAAGTAGGCCTAAACGTAGCTTTGGTAAATTTAAGCGGCACAGAGGAGGATCCGCTTTTTTGGTTTGGGATGCTGGGTAAAATTTACGAAAAAGAGCAAAGAGCGGAACAAATTTTACAAAATAGAGCCGAGGTAAGAGCTAAGATAGAAAATTTCGTAAAAGTGCTTAGCAAAAAACCGAAGGTTCTTTTTATATTCGGCCGAGATAAAAGCTACGAGGCCGCAGGAGGCGGGACGTATTTCGACTACGAGATAAAGCTAAGCGGCGGAGTAAATGCGGCGAATTTCGGGGGATTTAGAATTTTAAATAAAGAAGAAATTCTCGCTCAAAATCCGGACGTTATCTTGCTTAGCAACTTCGACGAGCTAACTCCGCGGGACTTTTTTAACGACAAAATTTTAAAAAACGTAAAAGCCGTCAAACAAAAAGCCGTCTATAAAATGCCTCTGGGAGGCGATATGTGGGAGCCGCCTACGGGCGAATCGCACTTGGGCTGGGCGTGGTTTAGCGTGCTGTTTTCGGGGCAGGCGCATATAAATTTAAAAGAAGAGATGAAAAAGAGCTACAAGCTCCTCTACGACTACGATCTAAGTGACGATGAGATAGCTCAAATTTTACGCTTTGATCTAAACGGCGAGAGCAAATTTTACGAGCTTTTTAGATAA